One window of Hujiaoplasma nucleasis genomic DNA carries:
- a CDS encoding DUF1667 domain-containing protein, with amino-acid sequence MIKEYICIVCPRGCRVNVDENLNVSGNQCQRGKTYALNEMKSPTRILTTTIKTTFQDMPRVSCKTDKAIPKSLLFAAMKIINQMTIDKSMYIGDIVIENILDTGANVVLTKSIKESTNEEIYFSD; translated from the coding sequence ATGATAAAAGAATATATATGCATTGTATGTCCTAGAGGTTGTAGGGTAAACGTGGATGAAAATTTAAATGTAAGTGGCAATCAATGTCAACGGGGAAAAACATATGCTTTAAATGAGATGAAATCACCGACGAGAATATTAACTACAACAATTAAAACAACCTTTCAAGATATGCCTAGGGTCTCTTGTAAAACTGACAAAGCAATTCCTAAATCATTATTATTTGCAGCTATGAAGATAATTAATCAAATGACTATAGATAAGTCCATGTATATTGGCGATATCGTCATTGAAAACATATTGGATACTGGAGCAAACGTTGTTTTAACAAAATCTATAAAGGAGTCCACAAATGAAGAAATATATTTTAGCGATTGA
- the glpK gene encoding glycerol kinase GlpK: MKKYILAIDQGTTSTRAIIFDKKSKIISIANKEITQFYPKPGWVEQDANEIWLSVISTITQALVLKNILPNQIDSIGITNQRETTVIWDKESGEPIYNAVVWQSRQSQDICDQLEKSGYEDKIRQKTGLLIDPYFSGTKIKWILDHVKGSREKAKQGKLAFGTIDSWLIYKLTGYVHKTDYSNASRTLIYNIHNLKWDDELLDILDIPKSILPEVVDSSGLFGYTTPRSFYGEKIKITGVAGDQQASLFGQLCSKEGMVNSTYGTGCFVLMNTGNQIVQSKNGMLSTIAWKIKDQIIYALEGSVFVGGSSVQWLRDGLKIIASAAETEKLAESIPSTDGVYVVPAFVGLGTPYWDSDAKGAIFGLTRGTDERQLARATLEAIAYQVMDVLKAMEADSKKPIPLIKATGGATINQYLMQFQADIMNIDVGRPEIMETTALGAAYLAGLESGYWKNIDEINQHKNDDDVFKPKMSEAKRKQLIKGWKMAVEATRFFKP; the protein is encoded by the coding sequence ATGAAGAAATATATTTTAGCGATTGATCAAGGAACAACGAGTACAAGAGCAATTATTTTTGATAAAAAATCCAAAATTATATCAATAGCCAATAAGGAGATTACTCAATTTTATCCTAAGCCAGGGTGGGTTGAGCAAGATGCTAATGAAATTTGGTTATCTGTTATTTCAACCATTACTCAGGCCTTAGTATTAAAAAATATTTTACCAAATCAGATTGATTCAATAGGTATTACCAATCAAAGAGAAACAACGGTCATTTGGGATAAAGAAAGTGGAGAACCCATCTATAATGCTGTTGTATGGCAATCAAGACAAAGTCAAGATATTTGTGATCAACTTGAAAAATCAGGTTATGAAGACAAGATTCGCCAAAAAACAGGTTTGTTAATAGACCCTTATTTTTCTGGTACAAAAATCAAATGGATTCTAGATCATGTAAAAGGTTCAAGAGAAAAAGCTAAACAAGGTAAACTTGCTTTTGGGACTATTGATTCTTGGCTTATATATAAGTTAACTGGTTATGTTCATAAAACTGATTACTCTAATGCTTCTAGAACTTTAATATATAATATTCATAATCTAAAATGGGACGATGAATTACTAGATATTTTAGATATACCTAAGAGTATTTTACCTGAAGTAGTAGATTCTTCAGGTTTGTTTGGTTATACTACACCGAGAAGTTTCTATGGAGAAAAAATCAAAATAACAGGAGTGGCTGGCGACCAGCAAGCATCTTTATTTGGACAATTATGTTCTAAAGAAGGTATGGTTAATTCAACTTATGGAACAGGTTGTTTTGTCTTAATGAACACTGGAAATCAAATTGTTCAATCAAAAAATGGAATGCTATCAACCATTGCTTGGAAAATTAAGGATCAAATTATCTATGCTTTGGAAGGCAGCGTATTCGTAGGTGGTTCATCGGTTCAATGGTTAAGAGACGGACTTAAAATTATTGCTTCTGCTGCAGAAACGGAAAAACTAGCTGAATCAATTCCTTCGACCGATGGTGTTTATGTCGTTCCTGCTTTTGTTGGATTAGGTACGCCTTATTGGGATTCTGATGCTAAAGGTGCAATTTTTGGTTTAACAAGGGGTACTGATGAAAGACAACTTGCAAGAGCGACTTTAGAAGCTATTGCATATCAAGTCATGGATGTATTAAAAGCCATGGAAGCAGATTCTAAAAAACCAATTCCATTAATTAAAGCAACTGGCGGAGCTACGATAAATCAATATTTAATGCAATTTCAAGCAGATATAATGAATATTGATGTTGGTAGACCTGAAATTATGGAAACTACAGCTTTAGGAGCTGCATACTTGGCAGGTCTTGAAAGTGGTTATTGGAAAAACATAGATGAAATTAATCAACATAAAAATGATGATGATGTATTTAAACCAAAAATGAGTGAAGCAAAAAGAAAACAACTCATCAAAGGATGGAAAATGGCTGTAGAAGCAACTCGATTCTTTAAACCTTAA
- a CDS encoding dienelactone hydrolase family protein, with translation MKHLSKPLKWVLSLLAVIIVASLAASLVQNSFFSVKVDKVNFETENGELSGYLYVPRDVDASNPAPAVVLTHGYLNNAEMQEIGAIELSRRGYVVLAFDMYDHGDSTWDTPAAFRFFINSVYDAASYMYDQDYVLKDANGNGMIGVSGHSMGGFSSTYAVVFDETNFAALGYRKIAAALPVGSDYRYVYDGSWNIYGTRSAGHIAAHYDQFFFDNSSDPVGTVIYKDFVQDEVGLKFLGRDDEGSAEAGVWYSKDGGQRVIYTPDETHPQNTWSIESGKNTVEFFEKAFEYQLSLHGLGDLEDYGISTGSTGQVWWLKEAFTLIALIGLIAMIFPLFMVVSKLPVFNKMHREVAVTNENIELDSKENKYLKFFIIVIVALLAAYYLPHFMDRSADLDTIANAMYYVIAGAIVLSIFMWIGAVLKDDNSQALKKAKSVTLGAVVIILVALSYRWILNNKDIATQLTYYSAPSINTIVYWALTSGGLILMVTLGTTPIFNYGNKIENPYGLKVSLIQLLTSLLTALVLAFGLLLLIGLVEWIFLTDFRFYTYAIKIFNSHQFVAAWRYIPLFLFYYFAAGMSVYVNTKNMKNWKGDLLAAFLLAGPVVLFLIYQYSMLYNTGVAAYPNFNLSAILSVGLIPTLVFAAIIMRRFSMKNNHIWTGVFFSTIFFTIITLANTVVYLLSIK, from the coding sequence ATGAAGCATTTGTCAAAACCGTTAAAATGGGTTCTTTCATTATTAGCGGTCATTATTGTCGCAAGCTTGGCGGCAAGTCTAGTTCAAAATTCATTCTTTTCAGTTAAAGTTGATAAAGTAAACTTTGAAACTGAAAATGGTGAGTTGTCAGGATATTTGTATGTGCCTAGAGATGTGGATGCAAGTAATCCTGCACCAGCTGTTGTTTTAACACATGGATATTTAAACAACGCTGAAATGCAAGAAATTGGTGCTATTGAATTATCGAGAAGAGGTTATGTAGTTCTAGCCTTTGATATGTATGATCATGGTGACTCTACTTGGGATACCCCAGCAGCTTTTAGATTTTTCATCAATTCTGTATATGATGCTGCATCATATATGTATGATCAAGATTATGTATTAAAAGACGCTAATGGTAATGGAATGATCGGGGTTAGTGGTCATTCTATGGGGGGCTTCTCTTCGACTTATGCTGTTGTCTTTGATGAAACAAATTTTGCAGCATTGGGCTATCGGAAAATAGCTGCAGCTTTACCTGTGGGATCAGATTATCGATATGTATATGATGGCTCTTGGAATATATATGGCACTAGATCTGCTGGACATATTGCTGCCCATTATGATCAATTTTTCTTTGATAATTCTTCAGATCCAGTAGGAACAGTTATTTATAAGGATTTTGTCCAAGATGAAGTTGGCTTAAAGTTTTTAGGAAGAGATGATGAAGGAAGTGCAGAAGCTGGTGTTTGGTATTCAAAAGATGGTGGTCAAAGAGTTATTTATACACCAGATGAAACTCATCCACAAAATACATGGTCAATTGAATCAGGGAAAAATACAGTTGAATTCTTTGAAAAAGCATTTGAATATCAATTAAGCCTTCATGGTTTAGGTGATTTAGAGGATTATGGTATTTCGACTGGCTCTACAGGACAAGTATGGTGGTTAAAAGAGGCTTTTACTTTAATTGCTTTAATAGGTTTAATTGCTATGATATTCCCATTATTTATGGTTGTTTCAAAACTTCCTGTATTTAATAAGATGCATAGAGAAGTTGCAGTTACTAATGAAAATATTGAATTAGATTCTAAAGAAAACAAATATTTAAAATTCTTTATTATAGTGATTGTTGCTTTATTAGCAGCTTATTACTTGCCTCACTTCATGGATAGATCGGCTGACCTTGATACTATTGCTAACGCTATGTATTATGTCATTGCTGGAGCAATTGTTCTATCTATATTTATGTGGATAGGTGCTGTTCTAAAAGATGATAATTCACAAGCACTGAAAAAAGCTAAGTCAGTTACACTTGGTGCAGTTGTTATTATACTTGTTGCTTTATCTTATCGTTGGATCTTAAACAACAAAGATATAGCTACTCAATTAACTTATTATTCAGCACCATCAATTAACACCATAGTATATTGGGCTTTAACTTCAGGCGGTTTGATACTCATGGTAACATTAGGTACTACTCCTATATTTAACTACGGTAATAAAATAGAAAATCCTTACGGATTAAAAGTATCTTTAATACAATTATTAACTTCTTTACTAACAGCTTTAGTACTAGCTTTTGGATTGCTACTATTGATTGGATTGGTAGAATGGATATTCTTAACTGATTTTAGATTCTATACATATGCTATAAAAATCTTTAATTCACATCAATTTGTAGCTGCTTGGAGATACATTCCATTGTTCTTATTCTATTATTTTGCTGCTGGTATGAGTGTCTATGTTAATACTAAAAACATGAAAAATTGGAAAGGCGACCTATTAGCTGCTTTCTTATTAGCTGGACCAGTTGTTTTGTTCTTAATCTATCAATATAGTATGTTATATAATACTGGAGTTGCTGCTTATCCTAACTTTAATTTAAGTGCTATTTTATCTGTTGGATTAATTCCTACTTTAGTTTTTGCGGCAATCATTATGAGAAGATTCTCTATGAAAAACAACCATATTTGGACAGGTGTTTTCTTCTCAACAATATTCTTTACAATCATTACATTGGCTAATACTGTAGTGTATTTGTTAAGTATAAAATAA
- a CDS encoding HD domain-containing phosphohydrolase, giving the protein MIILRDILINIILLFGLVFIISLTNSKIKLKNRLFDFIFGIVIGLITIFIMINAWQMATGVFFDTRTVMISVTALFFSPITSFIATLVAIAYRIYIGGPGVYAGVLSLITALGVGWVWKNYIQNKLKIHKYLQYYLFGILVHIFMLISQLAIPYPQNFEVIKNIGLIVLIFYPIATMILCIAIVNHEKSVTANILIEKSEKKYRSLIDNSKLGIIQFNSEGVIEIANQAFASILDAKKSDLINLDMLKLPNKQLVLRVKESLSGQISLYEGYYESSLTGKVFPTRVQFSPIFQEDKVIGGIGVVEDLTEQFKNQQQIRELTQLDNLTKLYNRASFDTFILNPDNMKELPIAIATFDINTFQIINTSFGYDVGNQVLVEIANQIKNITDDLDDVIPYRIGGDEFALIFTSANLDQANKITEKVKEQINQIDLFDFNVNMSYGIDYISDKGKSISETYNQALINMNSNKIYDGSSISIKTIDVIMATLFEKSKREKMHSERVSVIAREIAKIFELGTAFTNRVELAGRLHDIVKINIAEEILDKPARLNESERKKINKHPESGFRILSSVPEYLDIANIVLSHHERFDGHGYPKGVKGHNIPLESRIIAVADAFDAMTEQRTYRIPLTIEEAIEELKSNKASQFDPEVVDKFIIYMINNDINF; this is encoded by the coding sequence TTGATAATTCTTAGAGACATACTAATCAATATAATTTTACTGTTTGGTTTAGTTTTTATTATTAGTTTAACTAACTCTAAAATTAAACTCAAAAATCGTTTATTCGATTTTATTTTTGGTATCGTCATTGGTTTAATAACCATTTTTATAATGATTAATGCTTGGCAAATGGCAACTGGTGTCTTCTTTGATACTAGAACTGTAATGATTTCTGTAACAGCTTTGTTTTTTTCACCTATCACTTCATTCATTGCCACATTAGTAGCCATAGCATATAGAATATATATTGGTGGTCCAGGAGTTTACGCTGGTGTTTTGTCTCTTATAACCGCCTTAGGTGTTGGTTGGGTTTGGAAAAATTATATTCAAAATAAACTAAAAATTCATAAATACTTGCAATATTACTTATTTGGTATTTTAGTCCATATCTTTATGTTAATATCTCAACTTGCCATCCCATATCCTCAAAACTTTGAAGTTATCAAAAATATTGGTTTAATCGTATTGATTTTCTATCCAATCGCGACAATGATTTTGTGTATTGCCATTGTAAATCATGAAAAAAGTGTAACAGCCAATATCCTTATTGAAAAAAGCGAAAAGAAATACCGATCATTAATTGATAATTCAAAACTAGGTATAATTCAATTTAATTCAGAAGGTGTCATTGAGATTGCTAATCAAGCTTTCGCTAGTATATTAGATGCCAAAAAAAGTGACTTAATAAATCTAGATATGCTTAAACTTCCTAACAAACAGTTGGTTCTTAGAGTTAAAGAATCACTTTCTGGACAAATTTCTCTTTATGAAGGATACTACGAGTCATCTCTTACTGGTAAAGTTTTTCCAACTCGAGTTCAATTTTCGCCTATTTTTCAAGAAGACAAAGTAATTGGTGGTATAGGTGTTGTTGAAGACTTAACTGAACAATTTAAAAACCAGCAACAAATAAGAGAATTAACTCAATTAGATAATTTAACAAAATTATATAATCGCGCTTCTTTTGATACTTTTATTTTAAATCCAGACAATATGAAAGAATTACCTATTGCTATTGCTACTTTTGATATTAACACTTTCCAAATCATCAATACTTCTTTTGGTTATGATGTTGGTAATCAAGTCTTGGTTGAAATTGCTAATCAAATAAAAAATATCACTGATGATTTAGATGATGTTATTCCTTATCGGATTGGTGGAGATGAGTTTGCCCTTATCTTTACTTCAGCTAATCTTGATCAAGCAAACAAAATTACTGAAAAAGTGAAAGAACAAATTAATCAAATCGACCTCTTTGATTTTAACGTCAATATGTCATATGGCATTGATTATATTAGTGATAAGGGAAAAAGTATTTCAGAAACTTACAACCAGGCCTTAATTAATATGAATAGCAATAAAATCTATGACGGATCTAGTATTTCCATAAAAACGATTGATGTTATTATGGCTACTTTATTTGAAAAAAGCAAAAGAGAGAAAATGCATTCTGAGAGAGTATCTGTCATCGCTAGAGAAATCGCTAAAATATTTGAATTAGGTACAGCTTTTACCAATAGGGTGGAACTAGCAGGTAGACTCCATGATATTGTAAAAATAAATATTGCTGAAGAGATTCTTGATAAACCTGCTAGACTTAACGAATCTGAAAGAAAAAAAATTAACAAACACCCTGAATCAGGATTCAGAATTTTATCTTCTGTTCCAGAATATTTAGATATTGCCAATATCGTTTTATCCCACCATGAGAGATTTGATGGTCATGGCTATCCAAAGGGAGTTAAAGGACATAATATTCCTTTAGAATCTAGAATAATTGCGGTTGCAGATGCATTTGACGCAATGACTGAACAAAGAACATATAGAATTCCTTTGACGATTGAAGAAGCAATTGAAGAATTAAAATCGAATAAAGCAAGCCAGTTTGATCCAGAAGTCGTAGATAAATTTATAATATATATGATTAATAATGATATAAACTTTTAA
- a CDS encoding DUF2130 domain-containing protein codes for MAKINKIIIINSHTLKLDQDAKRGDEINLLDLETIDTSILSQKIDQSKDQEYNKRLLALENRLQLEKERDIEKATKESQSEIIRLQEQISSQENQLKVKFSSEYELIIEKFKYQIQDLEKEKNQILSQLKKDIELAEQKKINELKDDINQYKNQIQDLVKENNNIKTQAALKQELAVKEKENLLNNTIQEKEAVIARLSKEKMSLNIKKMGEELEIWVDQEYQNHALQGFESCQWYKDNESINDYGDSKGTKADFIFKVYSDQEYIEEKLLTSVAIEIKTEDQTSTYKKKNADHYDKLDKDRQKKNCEYALLISELEWDSINDAPIRKVQGYDKMYMVRPQYFIVFLSIVSALGKKYHELILNKHIERKKFKETEEILNELELMKDDILDKSITYLQNKMDEIRKSADNIEKEAKNILEASRIVIDSHVRTIVNKINNFKLHNIIEKIETLND; via the coding sequence ATGGCAAAGATAAATAAAATCATCATCATTAACTCACACACTTTAAAATTAGATCAAGATGCAAAAAGAGGAGATGAAATTAATCTGCTTGATTTAGAGACTATTGATACAAGCATTTTATCTCAGAAAATAGACCAGTCAAAAGACCAAGAGTATAACAAAAGGCTTTTAGCCTTAGAAAATAGACTACAACTTGAAAAGGAAAGAGATATTGAAAAGGCAACAAAAGAAAGCCAATCTGAGATTATTAGACTTCAAGAACAAATAAGTAGCCAAGAAAACCAATTGAAAGTCAAATTTTCTAGTGAATATGAACTAATAATTGAAAAATTTAAATATCAAATACAAGATTTAGAAAAAGAAAAAAACCAAATTTTAAGTCAATTGAAAAAAGATATTGAACTTGCTGAACAAAAGAAAATTAATGAGTTAAAAGATGATATTAATCAGTATAAAAACCAAATTCAAGACCTCGTCAAAGAAAATAATAATATTAAAACACAAGCTGCTTTAAAACAAGAACTAGCTGTTAAAGAAAAAGAAAATCTCCTAAATAATACGATTCAAGAAAAAGAAGCAGTCATCGCAAGACTATCTAAAGAAAAAATGAGTTTGAATATTAAGAAAATGGGTGAAGAATTAGAAATATGGGTTGACCAAGAATATCAAAATCATGCCTTACAAGGTTTTGAATCATGTCAATGGTACAAGGACAATGAATCAATCAACGATTATGGCGATTCTAAAGGTACCAAAGCAGATTTTATTTTCAAGGTGTATTCTGATCAAGAATATATAGAAGAGAAATTATTAACTTCTGTTGCAATTGAAATTAAAACAGAAGATCAAACTTCAACTTATAAAAAGAAAAACGCTGATCATTACGATAAACTTGATAAAGATCGACAAAAAAAGAACTGTGAATATGCTTTGTTAATTAGTGAGTTGGAATGGGACAGTATCAATGACGCACCAATAAGAAAAGTTCAAGGTTATGATAAAATGTATATGGTTAGACCACAGTATTTTATAGTATTCCTTAGCATTGTGTCTGCCTTAGGAAAAAAATATCATGAATTAATTTTAAACAAACATATAGAAAGAAAAAAATTTAAGGAAACTGAAGAAATATTAAATGAACTTGAATTGATGAAAGATGATATATTAGATAAATCAATCACTTATTTACAAAATAAAATGGACGAAATTAGAAAATCTGCAGATAATATAGAAAAAGAAGCTAAAAATATTTTAGAAGCAAGTCGAATTGTAATTGATTCCCATGTAAGAACAATTGTTAATAAAATTAATAACTTTAAATTACACAATATTATTGAGAAAATAGAGACTTTAAATGACTAA
- a CDS encoding HD domain-containing phosphohydrolase, with the protein MKITKKIPRLPIMSLVLLFLVVMTVLFAFISDLISDKQIENLTLKRDVAVSKIQRELVETESLLISMALSIENGMAIGDLEEILNDIDEKNDNITQMFYGLEDDSYIITDDNYGEAVIVTQRPWYIDAKNQGGMVYTDAYLDEVTGGPVMTLAIPVYGDNQQLKGVLGADVSVVTVTDFIRDFIEIEKGYAFLLDSQGQVIGHPLIDHNSSTLMNYDDFDIPFSSLNKNQGITSYLKTGNQYGKISYMYFENSSFVFGIFMTRAELNQSLITFLIVSISILVLMVSVFTVIIIIYKSHVEKPMNRLIEDINRIDISKNSDFRLETSNKVGFTPARIALNNLIDMSVNYQDQLEESLEELSLENQKFESLLSSSSDIVFVIDTFKRYINVFGSVKDVLGISKEEIIGKTHEEAFGYKYAMERNDEYDRVLNGESVIYSWESHFMGKTYYFENILNPIFNQDKIVIGAVGVARDITEQENRYQELLYISTHDYLTDLYNRKVYYERLKELNDSEQFPFAVINLDFNGLKLINDAFGHEYGDLALKKTAEILKNLIGENDSVYRVSGDEFSVIMVNAYKQDVIQFRSHLFDELKKTKIKNLSLSVAMGYFIQKDRLTPLDEVRKNAENDMYRQKILDRKSVKNKAISAILKTLTDKYDYEKRHSERVMKISAKIGKALKLDDDSIKALSTAALFHDIGKISLPDNILNKADKLTPEEYEVIKTHTSNGYEILNTADEYSELAIHASSHHERYDGKGYPHGLKGEQIPYYSRIICIADAYEAMTSDRPYRRRLSKEKARQEIIDNAGSQFDPKIAKVFIDLLDKEEA; encoded by the coding sequence ATGAAAATAACAAAGAAGATACCACGATTACCAATCATGTCCTTGGTTTTGCTATTTTTAGTGGTAATGACTGTCTTATTTGCTTTTATTTCGGATTTAATTTCTGATAAGCAAATAGAAAATTTGACTTTAAAAAGAGATGTGGCAGTATCTAAAATACAAAGAGAATTAGTTGAAACTGAATCTTTACTTATTTCTATGGCTTTATCAATTGAAAATGGTATGGCCATAGGAGATTTAGAAGAGATTTTAAATGATATTGATGAAAAAAATGACAATATTACGCAAATGTTTTATGGGTTAGAAGATGATTCTTATATTATCACAGATGATAATTATGGTGAAGCAGTCATTGTTACACAAAGACCATGGTATATTGATGCGAAAAATCAAGGCGGTATGGTCTATACAGATGCTTATTTGGATGAGGTAACTGGTGGACCGGTTATGACACTCGCTATCCCAGTATATGGTGATAATCAACAACTTAAAGGTGTTTTAGGGGCAGATGTTAGTGTAGTTACTGTGACTGATTTTATTAGAGATTTTATTGAAATAGAAAAAGGATATGCCTTCTTGTTAGATAGTCAAGGACAAGTGATTGGCCATCCTTTGATTGATCATAATTCATCAACTTTGATGAATTATGATGATTTTGATATTCCTTTTTCATCTCTTAATAAAAATCAAGGTATCACATCATATCTTAAAACTGGAAATCAATATGGAAAAATATCTTACATGTACTTTGAAAACTCATCTTTTGTTTTTGGTATTTTTATGACAAGAGCTGAATTAAATCAATCTTTGATAACATTTTTAATCGTTTCTATTTCTATTTTAGTTTTAATGGTCTCAGTTTTTACTGTAATCATTATTATTTATAAAAGTCATGTTGAGAAACCTATGAATCGATTAATTGAAGATATTAATCGGATTGATATTTCTAAAAATTCCGATTTTAGATTAGAAACTAGCAATAAAGTAGGATTCACTCCTGCAAGAATTGCCTTAAATAATCTTATTGATATGTCTGTTAACTATCAAGACCAATTGGAAGAATCCTTAGAAGAGTTATCTTTAGAAAACCAGAAATTTGAGTCTTTATTATCTTCATCATCAGATATAGTTTTTGTGATTGATACATTTAAGCGATATATCAATGTCTTTGGTTCAGTCAAAGATGTCTTGGGCATTTCTAAAGAAGAAATTATTGGCAAGACTCATGAAGAAGCTTTTGGTTATAAGTATGCTATGGAAAGAAATGATGAATACGATAGAGTATTGAATGGAGAGTCAGTAATATATTCTTGGGAAAGTCATTTTATGGGTAAAACTTATTATTTCGAAAATATTTTAAATCCAATCTTTAATCAAGATAAAATCGTTATTGGTGCAGTTGGTGTTGCTAGGGATATAACCGAACAAGAAAATCGATACCAAGAATTATTGTATATTTCTACTCATGATTACTTAACAGACCTATATAACCGTAAAGTCTATTATGAACGATTAAAAGAATTGAATGACTCTGAACAATTTCCTTTTGCGGTTATCAATTTAGATTTTAATGGGTTAAAATTAATTAATGATGCTTTTGGTCATGAGTATGGCGATTTAGCATTGAAAAAAACTGCTGAAATACTAAAAAATCTTATTGGAGAAAATGACTCTGTTTATCGTGTCAGCGGTGATGAGTTTTCTGTAATTATGGTTAATGCTTATAAACAAGATGTAATTCAGTTTAGAAGTCACTTGTTTGACGAACTTAAAAAAACAAAAATTAAGAATTTGAGTTTATCTGTAGCCATGGGTTATTTTATTCAAAAAGATCGCTTAACACCATTGGATGAAGTTAGAAAAAATGCAGAAAATGATATGTATAGACAAAAAATACTTGACCGTAAGTCTGTAAAGAACAAGGCTATTTCAGCCATACTAAAAACTTTAACCGACAAATATGATTATGAGAAAAGACATTCAGAACGTGTCATGAAAATCTCGGCTAAAATTGGTAAAGCTTTAAAACTTGATGATGATTCAATTAAAGCATTGTCAACTGCGGCTTTGTTCCATGATATTGGGAAAATTTCTTTGCCTGATAATATTTTAAATAAGGCGGATAAATTAACTCCAGAGGAGTATGAAGTCATTAAAACCCATACAAGTAATGGATATGAAATACTTAACACAGCTGATGAATATTCTGAATTAGCGATTCATGCATCAAGCCATCATGAAAGATATGATGGTAAAGGCTATCCTCACGGGTTGAAAGGTGAACAAATTCCTTACTATTCAAGAATTATATGTATAGCTGATGCTTATGAAGCTATGACATCTGACCGTCCTTACAGGAGAAGATTAAGTAAGGAAAAAGCTAGACAAGAGATTATTGATAACGCTGGAAGCCAGTTTGATCCAAAAATTGCAAAGGTATTTATTGATTTATTAGACAAAGAAGAAGCTTAG
- the mutY gene encoding A/G-specific adenine glycosylase, with amino-acid sequence MNINKLENWYADHHRKLPFRETKDPYHIWVSEVMLQQTQVETVIPYFERFIKRLPSIHDLAAIEEEKLFSLIQGLGYYRRFKNLHKAAKIVVTQHKGIFPSSFKEVRKLPGIGDYTAGAIMSIAYNKPYNATDGNVIRVLSRLMNINDDMRIDKNKKQITAINQSFIEKANPNIYTQAIMELGALICRPIHPKCKLCPLNSECLAYKNNLQNTLPNLSKKPEKKLIQYKVFIIRDNNYLYLRKRKEKLLGGMYEFPQFEEDLLPFDYHVIKVLGHKKHIFTHLIWEMKALEVKLISEPLDEWIKISIDDLKLYPMATAHKKIANLL; translated from the coding sequence ATGAATATTAATAAACTAGAAAATTGGTACGCAGATCATCATCGGAAGTTGCCATTTAGAGAAACAAAAGACCCATATCATATATGGGTTTCTGAAGTTATGCTCCAACAAACACAAGTAGAAACTGTAATTCCTTATTTTGAACGCTTTATTAAGCGCTTGCCAAGTATTCATGATTTAGCTGCTATTGAGGAAGAAAAATTGTTTTCATTAATTCAAGGTCTAGGCTATTATCGCCGTTTTAAAAACCTTCATAAGGCAGCGAAAATAGTCGTTACTCAACATAAAGGTATATTTCCTTCTTCCTTTAAAGAAGTAAGAAAATTGCCTGGAATAGGCGATTATACAGCAGGAGCTATTATGTCGATTGCTTATAATAAACCCTATAATGCTACAGATGGCAATGTCATCCGAGTCTTATCAAGATTGATGAATATAAATGATGATATGCGTATAGATAAAAATAAAAAACAAATCACCGCCATTAACCAGAGCTTTATTGAAAAAGCAAACCCAAATATCTATACTCAAGCCATTATGGAATTAGGGGCTTTAATCTGTAGGCCTATTCATCCTAAATGTAAGTTATGCCCCTTAAATTCTGAATGTCTAGCTTATAAAAATAATCTTCAAAACACCTTGCCTAATTTATCAAAAAAGCCTGAAAAAAAGCTTATACAATATAAAGTGTTTATTATAAGAGATAATAATTATCTTTATTTAAGAAAGAGAAAAGAAAAATTGCTTGGAGGTATGTATGAATTTCCTCAGTTTGAAGAGGATCTATTGCCTTTTGATTACCATGTAATAAAAGTATTGGGGCATAAAAAACATATTTTCACCCATCTGATTTGGGAAATGAAAGCATTAGAAGTCAAATTAATATCGGAGCCCTTAGATGAATGGATTAAAATTTCTATTGATGATTTAAAATTATATCCTATGGCTACCGCTCATAAAAAAATCGCTAACTTATTATAG